Proteins found in one Amycolatopsis aidingensis genomic segment:
- a CDS encoding ABC transporter permease, protein MTDRLEREHTAAPAPSGDRQPPKGPGWPRRLLQADSASVLAALIVLVLLIGILQPGFFHPGQLRDVLQSAVYVALLAAGMSFLLSMREIDLSVGSNFALSLIACGLLMREGLDPWLAALAGIALGATLGLVNALIVQVIAIPAIVATLATMQVFRGLALALSDGQQVTGLPLESSFFTIVGGTALGLPFAVWVVIAVVAVLTVVLRLTPFGYRVRSIGSNPEAATFSGISTPRTRMAVLVLAGGLAGLAGVLGLAFFTSGDPNVGTGLELQAIAAAVIGGTPLRGGSATVAGAVFGAVLLSVVASGLVYFSIPANWSAFASGMVVLLAVAVDSLLRSRRRARRAEFGL, encoded by the coding sequence ATGACCGACCGGCTGGAGCGCGAGCACACCGCGGCCCCTGCGCCCTCCGGCGACCGGCAACCTCCGAAGGGACCCGGCTGGCCCCGGCGGTTGCTACAGGCCGACTCCGCCAGCGTGCTCGCCGCCCTCATCGTGCTGGTGCTGCTGATCGGCATCCTGCAGCCGGGATTCTTCCACCCCGGCCAGCTGCGCGATGTGCTGCAGAGCGCGGTGTACGTGGCGCTGCTGGCCGCGGGCATGTCCTTCCTGCTGTCCATGCGGGAGATCGACCTCTCGGTGGGGTCCAACTTCGCGCTCTCGCTGATCGCCTGCGGCCTGCTGATGCGGGAAGGGCTCGATCCGTGGCTCGCCGCGCTGGCCGGGATCGCGCTCGGCGCCACGCTGGGCCTGGTGAACGCGCTGATCGTGCAGGTCATCGCGATTCCGGCGATCGTGGCGACCCTGGCGACGATGCAGGTCTTCCGCGGGCTGGCACTCGCCCTCAGCGATGGCCAGCAGGTCACCGGCCTGCCGCTGGAGAGCTCGTTCTTCACCATCGTGGGCGGAACCGCGCTCGGGCTGCCCTTCGCGGTGTGGGTGGTGATCGCGGTGGTCGCCGTGCTCACCGTGGTGCTGCGGCTGACCCCGTTCGGCTACCGGGTCCGTTCCATCGGCTCCAATCCCGAGGCCGCCACCTTCTCCGGCATCTCCACCCCGCGCACCCGGATGGCCGTGCTGGTGCTGGCGGGTGGCCTCGCCGGCCTCGCCGGTGTACTCGGGCTGGCCTTCTTCACCTCCGGTGACCCGAACGTGGGCACCGGCCTGGAGTTGCAGGCCATCGCGGCCGCGGTGATCGGCGGAACCCCGCTGCGCGGCGGCAGCGCCACGGTCGCCGGCGCGGTGTTCGGCGCCGTGCTGCTCAGCGTGGTGGCCAGCGGCCTCGTCTACTTCAGCATCCCCGCCAACTGGAGCGCGTTCGCCAGCGGAATGGTCGTGCTGCTGGCGGTGGCCGTGGACAGCCTGCTGCGCAGCAGGCGACGCGCCCGCCGAGCCGAATTCGGCCTGTGA